The Ahaetulla prasina isolate Xishuangbanna chromosome 4, ASM2864084v1, whole genome shotgun sequence genome has a window encoding:
- the FBXL20 gene encoding F-box/LRR-repeat protein 20 isoform X2: MRREMNGVTKGRFEMFSNNDEAVINKKLPKELLLRIFSFLDVVTLCRCAQVSRAWNVLALDGSNWQRIDLFDFQRDIEGRVVENISKRCGGFLRKLSLRGCLGVGDNALRTFAQNCRNIEVLNLNGCTKITDATCTSLSKFCSKLRHLDLASCTSITNLSLKALSEGCPLLEQLNISWCDQVTKDGIQNLVRGCGGLKALFLKGCTQLEDEALKYIGANCPELVTLNLQTCLQITDDGLITICRGCHKLQSLCASGCSNITDAILNALGQNCPKLRILEVARCSQLTDVGFTTLARNCHELEKMDLEECVQITDSTLIQLSIHCPLLQVLSLSHCELITDDGIRHLGNGACAHDRLEVIELDNCPLITDASLEHLKSCHSLERIELYDCQQITRAGIKRLRTHLPNIKVHAYFAPVTPPPSVGGSRQRFCRCCIIL, translated from the exons AATATTCTCCTTTCTGGATGTGGTCACTCTATGCCGCTGTGCGCAGGTCTCCAGG GCATGGAATGTCCTAGCTTTGGATGGTAGCAATTGGCAACGCATTGACCTGTTTGATTTCCAAAGGGACATTGAG GGGCGTGTAGTAGAGAATATTTCTAAAAGATGTGGAGGATTCCTTCGAAAGCTGAGTCTACGTGGATGCCTAGGTGTGGGAGACAACGCATTGAG GACCTTTGCACAAAACTGCAGAAATATTGAAGTGTTGAATCTAAATGGCTGCACCAAGATTACAGATGC TACATGTACTAGCCTTAGTAAATTTTGCTCAAAGTTACGGCATCTTGATCTAGCTTCCTGCACATCAATAACCAACCTGTCACTGAAAGCACTGAG TGAGGGGTGCCCTCTACTAGAGCAACTCAATATCTCGTGGTGTGACCAAGTGACAAAAGATGGCATCCAAAATTTGGTGAGAGGCTGTGGTGGACTCAAAGCTCTGTTTCTTAAAGGCTGTACACAG CTGGAAGATGAAGCTCTTAAATACATTGGTGCAAACTGTCCCGAATTAGTGACTCTGAATTTGCAAACATGCTTG cAAATAACAGATGACGGACTCATTACAATATGTAGAGGATGCCACAAGTTGCAATCGCTATGTGCTTCTGGCTGTTCCAACATCACTGATGCCATCTTGAATGCGTTAGGGCAAAATTGTCCAAAACTTag AATATTGGAGGTAGCTCGTTGTTCCCAGCTTACAGATGTGGGCTTTACAACTCTGGCTCGG AATTGTCACGAACTTGAAAAAATGGACTTGGAGGAATGTGTTCAG ataacAGACAGCACATTAATCCAGCTTTCCATACACTGTCCACTGCTCCAAGTTTTG AGTTTATCACACTGTGAGCTGATCACCGATGATGGTATTCGCCATTTAGGCAATGGTGCCTGTGCCCATGATCGCTTGGAGGTGATTGAGCTGGATAACTGCCCCTTGATCACAGATGCCTCCTTGGAACACCTCAAGAGTTGCCACAGCCTGGAAAGGATAGAACTGTATGACTGCCAACAGATTACCCGAGCTGGAATTAAGAGACTCAGG ACCCACTTACCCAATATAAAAGTCCACGCCTACTTTGCACCTGTAACTCCACCACCATCTGTGGGGGGCAGCAGACAGCGTTTCTGCAGATGTTGCATCATCCTATGA
- the FBXL20 gene encoding F-box/LRR-repeat protein 20 isoform X1 has protein sequence MKKNIFVQKLAVGLRQMFSNNDEAVINKKLPKELLLRIFSFLDVVTLCRCAQVSRAWNVLALDGSNWQRIDLFDFQRDIEGRVVENISKRCGGFLRKLSLRGCLGVGDNALRTFAQNCRNIEVLNLNGCTKITDATCTSLSKFCSKLRHLDLASCTSITNLSLKALSEGCPLLEQLNISWCDQVTKDGIQNLVRGCGGLKALFLKGCTQLEDEALKYIGANCPELVTLNLQTCLQITDDGLITICRGCHKLQSLCASGCSNITDAILNALGQNCPKLRILEVARCSQLTDVGFTTLARNCHELEKMDLEECVQITDSTLIQLSIHCPLLQVLSLSHCELITDDGIRHLGNGACAHDRLEVIELDNCPLITDASLEHLKSCHSLERIELYDCQQITRAGIKRLRTHLPNIKVHAYFAPVTPPPSVGGSRQRFCRCCIIL, from the exons AATATTCTCCTTTCTGGATGTGGTCACTCTATGCCGCTGTGCGCAGGTCTCCAGG GCATGGAATGTCCTAGCTTTGGATGGTAGCAATTGGCAACGCATTGACCTGTTTGATTTCCAAAGGGACATTGAG GGGCGTGTAGTAGAGAATATTTCTAAAAGATGTGGAGGATTCCTTCGAAAGCTGAGTCTACGTGGATGCCTAGGTGTGGGAGACAACGCATTGAG GACCTTTGCACAAAACTGCAGAAATATTGAAGTGTTGAATCTAAATGGCTGCACCAAGATTACAGATGC TACATGTACTAGCCTTAGTAAATTTTGCTCAAAGTTACGGCATCTTGATCTAGCTTCCTGCACATCAATAACCAACCTGTCACTGAAAGCACTGAG TGAGGGGTGCCCTCTACTAGAGCAACTCAATATCTCGTGGTGTGACCAAGTGACAAAAGATGGCATCCAAAATTTGGTGAGAGGCTGTGGTGGACTCAAAGCTCTGTTTCTTAAAGGCTGTACACAG CTGGAAGATGAAGCTCTTAAATACATTGGTGCAAACTGTCCCGAATTAGTGACTCTGAATTTGCAAACATGCTTG cAAATAACAGATGACGGACTCATTACAATATGTAGAGGATGCCACAAGTTGCAATCGCTATGTGCTTCTGGCTGTTCCAACATCACTGATGCCATCTTGAATGCGTTAGGGCAAAATTGTCCAAAACTTag AATATTGGAGGTAGCTCGTTGTTCCCAGCTTACAGATGTGGGCTTTACAACTCTGGCTCGG AATTGTCACGAACTTGAAAAAATGGACTTGGAGGAATGTGTTCAG ataacAGACAGCACATTAATCCAGCTTTCCATACACTGTCCACTGCTCCAAGTTTTG AGTTTATCACACTGTGAGCTGATCACCGATGATGGTATTCGCCATTTAGGCAATGGTGCCTGTGCCCATGATCGCTTGGAGGTGATTGAGCTGGATAACTGCCCCTTGATCACAGATGCCTCCTTGGAACACCTCAAGAGTTGCCACAGCCTGGAAAGGATAGAACTGTATGACTGCCAACAGATTACCCGAGCTGGAATTAAGAGACTCAGG ACCCACTTACCCAATATAAAAGTCCACGCCTACTTTGCACCTGTAACTCCACCACCATCTGTGGGGGGCAGCAGACAGCGTTTCTGCAGATGTTGCATCATCCTATGA
- the FBXL20 gene encoding F-box/LRR-repeat protein 20 isoform X4, with protein sequence MKKNIFVQKLAVGLRQMFSNNDEAVINKKLPKELLLRIFSFLDVVTLCRCAQVSRAWNVLALDGSNWQRIDLFDFQRDIEGRVVENISKRCGGFLRKLSLRGCLGVGDNALRTFAQNCRNIEVLNLNGCTKITDAEGCPLLEQLNISWCDQVTKDGIQNLVRGCGGLKALFLKGCTQLEDEALKYIGANCPELVTLNLQTCLQITDDGLITICRGCHKLQSLCASGCSNITDAILNALGQNCPKLRILEVARCSQLTDVGFTTLARNCHELEKMDLEECVQITDSTLIQLSIHCPLLQVLSLSHCELITDDGIRHLGNGACAHDRLEVIELDNCPLITDASLEHLKSCHSLERIELYDCQQITRAGIKRLRTHLPNIKVHAYFAPVTPPPSVGGSRQRFCRCCIIL encoded by the exons AATATTCTCCTTTCTGGATGTGGTCACTCTATGCCGCTGTGCGCAGGTCTCCAGG GCATGGAATGTCCTAGCTTTGGATGGTAGCAATTGGCAACGCATTGACCTGTTTGATTTCCAAAGGGACATTGAG GGGCGTGTAGTAGAGAATATTTCTAAAAGATGTGGAGGATTCCTTCGAAAGCTGAGTCTACGTGGATGCCTAGGTGTGGGAGACAACGCATTGAG GACCTTTGCACAAAACTGCAGAAATATTGAAGTGTTGAATCTAAATGGCTGCACCAAGATTACAGATGC TGAGGGGTGCCCTCTACTAGAGCAACTCAATATCTCGTGGTGTGACCAAGTGACAAAAGATGGCATCCAAAATTTGGTGAGAGGCTGTGGTGGACTCAAAGCTCTGTTTCTTAAAGGCTGTACACAG CTGGAAGATGAAGCTCTTAAATACATTGGTGCAAACTGTCCCGAATTAGTGACTCTGAATTTGCAAACATGCTTG cAAATAACAGATGACGGACTCATTACAATATGTAGAGGATGCCACAAGTTGCAATCGCTATGTGCTTCTGGCTGTTCCAACATCACTGATGCCATCTTGAATGCGTTAGGGCAAAATTGTCCAAAACTTag AATATTGGAGGTAGCTCGTTGTTCCCAGCTTACAGATGTGGGCTTTACAACTCTGGCTCGG AATTGTCACGAACTTGAAAAAATGGACTTGGAGGAATGTGTTCAG ataacAGACAGCACATTAATCCAGCTTTCCATACACTGTCCACTGCTCCAAGTTTTG AGTTTATCACACTGTGAGCTGATCACCGATGATGGTATTCGCCATTTAGGCAATGGTGCCTGTGCCCATGATCGCTTGGAGGTGATTGAGCTGGATAACTGCCCCTTGATCACAGATGCCTCCTTGGAACACCTCAAGAGTTGCCACAGCCTGGAAAGGATAGAACTGTATGACTGCCAACAGATTACCCGAGCTGGAATTAAGAGACTCAGG ACCCACTTACCCAATATAAAAGTCCACGCCTACTTTGCACCTGTAACTCCACCACCATCTGTGGGGGGCAGCAGACAGCGTTTCTGCAGATGTTGCATCATCCTATGA
- the FBXL20 gene encoding F-box/LRR-repeat protein 20 isoform X3, whose amino-acid sequence MFSNNDEAVINKKLPKELLLRIFSFLDVVTLCRCAQVSRAWNVLALDGSNWQRIDLFDFQRDIEGRVVENISKRCGGFLRKLSLRGCLGVGDNALRTFAQNCRNIEVLNLNGCTKITDATCTSLSKFCSKLRHLDLASCTSITNLSLKALSEGCPLLEQLNISWCDQVTKDGIQNLVRGCGGLKALFLKGCTQLEDEALKYIGANCPELVTLNLQTCLQITDDGLITICRGCHKLQSLCASGCSNITDAILNALGQNCPKLRILEVARCSQLTDVGFTTLARNCHELEKMDLEECVQITDSTLIQLSIHCPLLQVLSLSHCELITDDGIRHLGNGACAHDRLEVIELDNCPLITDASLEHLKSCHSLERIELYDCQQITRAGIKRLRTHLPNIKVHAYFAPVTPPPSVGGSRQRFCRCCIIL is encoded by the exons AATATTCTCCTTTCTGGATGTGGTCACTCTATGCCGCTGTGCGCAGGTCTCCAGG GCATGGAATGTCCTAGCTTTGGATGGTAGCAATTGGCAACGCATTGACCTGTTTGATTTCCAAAGGGACATTGAG GGGCGTGTAGTAGAGAATATTTCTAAAAGATGTGGAGGATTCCTTCGAAAGCTGAGTCTACGTGGATGCCTAGGTGTGGGAGACAACGCATTGAG GACCTTTGCACAAAACTGCAGAAATATTGAAGTGTTGAATCTAAATGGCTGCACCAAGATTACAGATGC TACATGTACTAGCCTTAGTAAATTTTGCTCAAAGTTACGGCATCTTGATCTAGCTTCCTGCACATCAATAACCAACCTGTCACTGAAAGCACTGAG TGAGGGGTGCCCTCTACTAGAGCAACTCAATATCTCGTGGTGTGACCAAGTGACAAAAGATGGCATCCAAAATTTGGTGAGAGGCTGTGGTGGACTCAAAGCTCTGTTTCTTAAAGGCTGTACACAG CTGGAAGATGAAGCTCTTAAATACATTGGTGCAAACTGTCCCGAATTAGTGACTCTGAATTTGCAAACATGCTTG cAAATAACAGATGACGGACTCATTACAATATGTAGAGGATGCCACAAGTTGCAATCGCTATGTGCTTCTGGCTGTTCCAACATCACTGATGCCATCTTGAATGCGTTAGGGCAAAATTGTCCAAAACTTag AATATTGGAGGTAGCTCGTTGTTCCCAGCTTACAGATGTGGGCTTTACAACTCTGGCTCGG AATTGTCACGAACTTGAAAAAATGGACTTGGAGGAATGTGTTCAG ataacAGACAGCACATTAATCCAGCTTTCCATACACTGTCCACTGCTCCAAGTTTTG AGTTTATCACACTGTGAGCTGATCACCGATGATGGTATTCGCCATTTAGGCAATGGTGCCTGTGCCCATGATCGCTTGGAGGTGATTGAGCTGGATAACTGCCCCTTGATCACAGATGCCTCCTTGGAACACCTCAAGAGTTGCCACAGCCTGGAAAGGATAGAACTGTATGACTGCCAACAGATTACCCGAGCTGGAATTAAGAGACTCAGG ACCCACTTACCCAATATAAAAGTCCACGCCTACTTTGCACCTGTAACTCCACCACCATCTGTGGGGGGCAGCAGACAGCGTTTCTGCAGATGTTGCATCATCCTATGA
- the FBXL20 gene encoding F-box/LRR-repeat protein 20 isoform X5: MPLCAGLQGKNICILVLAWNVLALDGSNWQRIDLFDFQRDIEGRVVENISKRCGGFLRKLSLRGCLGVGDNALRTFAQNCRNIEVLNLNGCTKITDATCTSLSKFCSKLRHLDLASCTSITNLSLKALSEGCPLLEQLNISWCDQVTKDGIQNLVRGCGGLKALFLKGCTQLEDEALKYIGANCPELVTLNLQTCLQITDDGLITICRGCHKLQSLCASGCSNITDAILNALGQNCPKLRILEVARCSQLTDVGFTTLARNCHELEKMDLEECVQITDSTLIQLSIHCPLLQVLSLSHCELITDDGIRHLGNGACAHDRLEVIELDNCPLITDASLEHLKSCHSLERIELYDCQQITRAGIKRLRTHLPNIKVHAYFAPVTPPPSVGGSRQRFCRCCIIL, translated from the exons ATGCCGCTGTGCGCAGGTCTCCAGGGTAAGAATATTTGCATACTAGTACTG GCATGGAATGTCCTAGCTTTGGATGGTAGCAATTGGCAACGCATTGACCTGTTTGATTTCCAAAGGGACATTGAG GGGCGTGTAGTAGAGAATATTTCTAAAAGATGTGGAGGATTCCTTCGAAAGCTGAGTCTACGTGGATGCCTAGGTGTGGGAGACAACGCATTGAG GACCTTTGCACAAAACTGCAGAAATATTGAAGTGTTGAATCTAAATGGCTGCACCAAGATTACAGATGC TACATGTACTAGCCTTAGTAAATTTTGCTCAAAGTTACGGCATCTTGATCTAGCTTCCTGCACATCAATAACCAACCTGTCACTGAAAGCACTGAG TGAGGGGTGCCCTCTACTAGAGCAACTCAATATCTCGTGGTGTGACCAAGTGACAAAAGATGGCATCCAAAATTTGGTGAGAGGCTGTGGTGGACTCAAAGCTCTGTTTCTTAAAGGCTGTACACAG CTGGAAGATGAAGCTCTTAAATACATTGGTGCAAACTGTCCCGAATTAGTGACTCTGAATTTGCAAACATGCTTG cAAATAACAGATGACGGACTCATTACAATATGTAGAGGATGCCACAAGTTGCAATCGCTATGTGCTTCTGGCTGTTCCAACATCACTGATGCCATCTTGAATGCGTTAGGGCAAAATTGTCCAAAACTTag AATATTGGAGGTAGCTCGTTGTTCCCAGCTTACAGATGTGGGCTTTACAACTCTGGCTCGG AATTGTCACGAACTTGAAAAAATGGACTTGGAGGAATGTGTTCAG ataacAGACAGCACATTAATCCAGCTTTCCATACACTGTCCACTGCTCCAAGTTTTG AGTTTATCACACTGTGAGCTGATCACCGATGATGGTATTCGCCATTTAGGCAATGGTGCCTGTGCCCATGATCGCTTGGAGGTGATTGAGCTGGATAACTGCCCCTTGATCACAGATGCCTCCTTGGAACACCTCAAGAGTTGCCACAGCCTGGAAAGGATAGAACTGTATGACTGCCAACAGATTACCCGAGCTGGAATTAAGAGACTCAGG ACCCACTTACCCAATATAAAAGTCCACGCCTACTTTGCACCTGTAACTCCACCACCATCTGTGGGGGGCAGCAGACAGCGTTTCTGCAGATGTTGCATCATCCTATGA
- the FBXL20 gene encoding F-box/LRR-repeat protein 20 isoform X6 — MVAIGNALTCLISKGTLRTFAQNCRNIEVLNLNGCTKITDATCTSLSKFCSKLRHLDLASCTSITNLSLKALSEGCPLLEQLNISWCDQVTKDGIQNLVRGCGGLKALFLKGCTQLEDEALKYIGANCPELVTLNLQTCLQITDDGLITICRGCHKLQSLCASGCSNITDAILNALGQNCPKLRILEVARCSQLTDVGFTTLARNCHELEKMDLEECVQITDSTLIQLSIHCPLLQVLSLSHCELITDDGIRHLGNGACAHDRLEVIELDNCPLITDASLEHLKSCHSLERIELYDCQQITRAGIKRLRTHLPNIKVHAYFAPVTPPPSVGGSRQRFCRCCIIL, encoded by the exons ATGGTAGCAATTGGCAACGCATTGACCTGTTTGATTTCCAAAGGGACATTGAG GACCTTTGCACAAAACTGCAGAAATATTGAAGTGTTGAATCTAAATGGCTGCACCAAGATTACAGATGC TACATGTACTAGCCTTAGTAAATTTTGCTCAAAGTTACGGCATCTTGATCTAGCTTCCTGCACATCAATAACCAACCTGTCACTGAAAGCACTGAG TGAGGGGTGCCCTCTACTAGAGCAACTCAATATCTCGTGGTGTGACCAAGTGACAAAAGATGGCATCCAAAATTTGGTGAGAGGCTGTGGTGGACTCAAAGCTCTGTTTCTTAAAGGCTGTACACAG CTGGAAGATGAAGCTCTTAAATACATTGGTGCAAACTGTCCCGAATTAGTGACTCTGAATTTGCAAACATGCTTG cAAATAACAGATGACGGACTCATTACAATATGTAGAGGATGCCACAAGTTGCAATCGCTATGTGCTTCTGGCTGTTCCAACATCACTGATGCCATCTTGAATGCGTTAGGGCAAAATTGTCCAAAACTTag AATATTGGAGGTAGCTCGTTGTTCCCAGCTTACAGATGTGGGCTTTACAACTCTGGCTCGG AATTGTCACGAACTTGAAAAAATGGACTTGGAGGAATGTGTTCAG ataacAGACAGCACATTAATCCAGCTTTCCATACACTGTCCACTGCTCCAAGTTTTG AGTTTATCACACTGTGAGCTGATCACCGATGATGGTATTCGCCATTTAGGCAATGGTGCCTGTGCCCATGATCGCTTGGAGGTGATTGAGCTGGATAACTGCCCCTTGATCACAGATGCCTCCTTGGAACACCTCAAGAGTTGCCACAGCCTGGAAAGGATAGAACTGTATGACTGCCAACAGATTACCCGAGCTGGAATTAAGAGACTCAGG ACCCACTTACCCAATATAAAAGTCCACGCCTACTTTGCACCTGTAACTCCACCACCATCTGTGGGGGGCAGCAGACAGCGTTTCTGCAGATGTTGCATCATCCTATGA